The following proteins are co-located in the Desulfobacterales bacterium genome:
- a CDS encoding hemolysin family protein: MYLLIFYLFLALGVSFLCSIMESVLLSVTPSFAAAYAEKSPRMGGRLRKLKTDIDRPLAAILSLNTIAHTVGAAGVGAQAMVVFGGYVGLTSAVLTLLILVLSEIIPKTLGAHYWQQLTPFTVMMARFLIFLLYPLVLMSQLITRGLSSEQKINAISREEISALADMGLAEGLFVKKESLILKNLMRFGSLQAKDVMTPRRVMFVLPEDMKMGEVFDEHPDIRVSRIPLQSRENQVIRHYVLKNDLLLALARDENERQLHEFGREILVVPEMVSLFRLFEKLLDRREHIALVVDEYGRAAGLVTLEDILETLIGSEILDETDKIANMRKWARNQWYQRARSLGLISEAESEAGDEPQKTSGSGPSDQ; this comes from the coding sequence ATGTATTTACTGATTTTTTATCTGTTTCTGGCATTGGGTGTCTCTTTTCTCTGTTCCATCATGGAGTCCGTGTTGCTGTCGGTAACGCCCAGTTTTGCGGCGGCTTACGCGGAAAAATCGCCCCGGATGGGCGGCCGGCTGCGCAAGCTTAAAACCGATATCGACCGGCCGCTGGCCGCAATCCTGAGCTTAAACACCATCGCCCATACCGTGGGCGCGGCCGGCGTGGGCGCCCAGGCCATGGTGGTATTCGGCGGCTATGTGGGCCTTACCTCAGCGGTGCTAACGCTTTTAATCCTGGTCCTCTCGGAGATCATTCCCAAAACATTGGGGGCGCACTACTGGCAGCAATTGACACCGTTTACGGTCATGATGGCCCGGTTTTTGATTTTTCTGCTCTATCCCCTGGTACTCATGTCGCAGCTGATTACCCGGGGGTTGTCCTCGGAGCAGAAAATAAATGCCATCAGCCGGGAGGAAATCAGTGCCCTGGCCGATATGGGGCTTGCGGAGGGGCTTTTTGTTAAAAAAGAGTCTTTGATCTTAAAAAATCTCATGCGCTTCGGCTCACTGCAGGCCAAGGATGTCATGACCCCCCGGCGGGTGATGTTTGTCCTGCCCGAGGACATGAAAATGGGCGAGGTATTTGACGAGCATCCGGATATCCGGGTGTCCCGGATACCGCTGCAGAGCCGGGAGAACCAGGTGATCCGCCATTATGTTCTTAAAAATGATCTGCTGCTCGCCCTGGCCCGGGATGAAAACGAGAGACAGTTGCACGAGTTCGGCCGTGAAATCCTGGTGGTACCGGAAATGGTGAGCCTGTTTCGCTTGTTTGAGAAGCTCCTTGACCGGCGGGAGCATATCGCTCTGGTGGTTGACGAGTACGGCAGGGCCGCTGGTCTGGTGACCCTGGAGGATATTCTGGAAACTTTGATCGGCTCCGAGATTCTTGATGAAACCGACAAGATTGCCAATATGCGAAAATGGGCGCGTAATCAGTGGTACCAGCGGGCCCGGTCTTTGGGCCTGATTTCAGAGGCTGAATCCGAAGCAGGGGATGAACCCCAAAAAACTTCCGGCTCCGGTCCCTCAGATCAGTGA
- a CDS encoding glycosyl hydrolase — translation MKGLYFFVVICMVFLLPVSLWGKSQCRTPGPPIFGMALDGYPITQKRLLQVQQTIGLSPGVVLFFLQWPSLASQRDAHFPGESLNAIWQAGAIPCLTWEPMYYKDGQEIMVPYEEIINGAYDPYIEAFARQAALWPNPFMLRFAHEMNIRRYHWGTLSEQYGPKSPKIYQKMFRYVVKKFRQAGALNVRWVFCPNAESLPSPIFASSAPWNCIENYYPGDRYVDIFGIDGYNWGNSQTKEEHGWDSQWNDFKTIFSKAFAALREINPEKPIFIFETACVRQGGDREVWIKQAFEILKSWQIEGLIWFQVDKNQDWRLTADKDAAILDFIRMHTSYPQQWIKEQTP, via the coding sequence TTGAAGGGTCTGTATTTTTTTGTGGTAATTTGTATGGTTTTTCTATTGCCTGTCTCGTTATGGGGAAAATCCCAGTGCCGTACCCCTGGACCTCCTATTTTTGGTATGGCCCTGGATGGGTACCCTATAACTCAGAAACGACTTTTACAGGTTCAGCAGACGATAGGCCTATCCCCGGGTGTCGTGCTCTTTTTTTTGCAGTGGCCATCCCTGGCAAGCCAAAGAGACGCTCATTTTCCAGGGGAAAGTCTAAACGCCATATGGCAGGCAGGTGCCATACCCTGCCTGACTTGGGAACCCATGTATTATAAGGACGGACAGGAAATCATGGTGCCCTATGAGGAGATTATAAATGGCGCTTATGACCCCTACATCGAGGCATTTGCCCGTCAGGCAGCCCTGTGGCCAAACCCCTTTATGCTGCGATTCGCCCATGAAATGAACATCCGTCGGTATCACTGGGGAACGCTTTCGGAGCAGTATGGTCCGAAAAGCCCCAAGATCTATCAGAAGATGTTCCGATACGTGGTAAAAAAATTCCGTCAGGCCGGTGCCCTAAATGTGCGATGGGTGTTTTGCCCCAACGCGGAATCCTTGCCCAGCCCTATTTTTGCCTCCAGCGCCCCTTGGAACTGTATAGAAAACTACTATCCGGGTGATCGATATGTGGACATATTTGGCATAGATGGGTACAACTGGGGTAACAGCCAAACCAAGGAAGAGCATGGCTGGGACAGTCAATGGAATGACTTCAAGACGATTTTTTCGAAAGCGTTTGCTGCACTGAGAGAGATTAACCCTGAAAAGCCAATCTTCATTTTTGAAACCGCCTGCGTTCGTCAGGGGGGAGACAGAGAGGTATGGATCAAACAGGCCTTTGAAATATTGAAATCATGGCAAATCGAGGGGCTCATCTGGTTTCAAGTTGATAAGAATCAGGACTGGCGTCTCACTGCCGATAAGGATGCCGCAATCCTGGATTTCATCAGGATGCATACATCTTATCCCCAGCAATGGATTAAGGAGCAGACCCCATGA
- the pcaD gene encoding 3-oxoadipate enol-lactonase, whose protein sequence is MQAKLHDITVNYEIDGPENAPVIACSHCLAGNSDIWDAQVIALREKYRIVRFDTRGHGKSSAPEGPYSMEMLANDVVDLFDEIGIRTAHFLGISMGGMIAQTLALKHPECISSLILCDTACGIPEAMHPVWDERIETVRQQGMSAVADATLDRWLSPDFQAHCPATTEKIREMILRTPVAGFIGCAHAIKNFDVTPRLPKISIPTLIMVGENDPGTPVDIARQIRENINGAELAVLPHAYHLSNIEAADDFNKRLTSFLAKL, encoded by the coding sequence ATGCAGGCCAAACTTCACGATATCACGGTCAATTATGAAATTGACGGCCCTGAGAATGCCCCGGTCATTGCTTGCAGCCATTGTCTGGCAGGAAATTCCGACATATGGGATGCGCAGGTCATCGCACTGCGCGAAAAATATCGAATTGTCCGGTTTGATACGCGCGGCCACGGCAAGTCCTCAGCACCGGAAGGTCCCTATTCCATGGAAATGCTCGCCAATGATGTGGTTGATCTCTTTGATGAAATCGGTATCCGGACGGCCCATTTTTTGGGTATTTCCATGGGCGGCATGATTGCCCAGACTCTGGCCCTCAAGCATCCGGAATGCATTTCCAGCCTGATCCTCTGTGATACGGCCTGCGGCATCCCGGAAGCCATGCACCCGGTATGGGACGAGCGCATCGAAACTGTCAGACAGCAGGGCATGTCTGCCGTGGCGGATGCCACCCTGGACCGCTGGCTGAGCCCGGATTTTCAGGCCCATTGCCCGGCGACCACCGAAAAAATCCGGGAAATGATTTTAAGAACCCCGGTTGCCGGGTTTATCGGATGCGCCCATGCCATCAAAAACTTTGATGTGACCCCTCGCCTGCCCAAAATTTCCATTCCCACGCTGATCATGGTGGGGGAAAATGATCCGGGAACGCCTGTTGACATCGCCCGCCAAATCCGGGAAAATATTAACGGGGCTGAACTGGCGGTTCTTCCCCATGCCTATCACCTGTCAAACATCGAGGCGGCTGATGATTTTAACAAACGACTCACCAGCTTTCTGGCAAAACTATAA
- a CDS encoding peptidylprolyl isomerase, producing MQKVENGKFVTVEYKGMMENGEVFDSTENRDPMELQVGAGQIIKGFEEALIGMELNEKKEFTVPPTEGYGTRDENNIHTFSREEVPAEMNPQVGEIIGLQTPDGQQIPAQVAKFDENELVVDLNHPLADQTLSFEVEVVDINETPTQMPQGCDTSGCGGDCSSSGCC from the coding sequence ATGCAGAAAGTCGAAAACGGAAAGTTTGTCACCGTCGAATACAAAGGCATGATGGAAAACGGCGAAGTCTTTGATTCCACTGAGAACCGGGATCCTATGGAGCTTCAGGTCGGGGCCGGCCAAATCATCAAAGGCTTCGAGGAAGCCCTGATCGGTATGGAACTTAACGAGAAAAAAGAGTTCACCGTGCCGCCAACGGAAGGCTATGGCACCCGTGATGAAAACAATATCCACACCTTTTCCCGTGAGGAAGTGCCGGCAGAAATGAATCCCCAGGTTGGCGAAATTATCGGGCTGCAGACGCCGGACGGCCAGCAGATCCCCGCGCAGGTGGCCAAATTTGATGAAAATGAACTGGTTGTGGATTTAAACCATCCTCTGGCGGATCAGACCCTCAGCTTTGAAGTTGAGGTCGTGGACATCAATGAGACCCCGACCCAAATGCCCCAGGGCTGCGATACCAGCGGATGCGGCGGCGACTGCTCTTCGTCGGGATGCTGCTGA
- a CDS encoding propionyl-CoA synthetase: protein MSTPYDAVYQRSLKNPEEFWAEVAQDCHWFKKWERVLDDSRKPLYQWFTGGELNTCYNALDFHVDDRGRGDRIALIYDSPVTETVKKYTYAALRDEVARFAGVLADQGVTRGDRVIIYMPMIPEALIAMLACARIGAIHSVVFGGFAARELATRIDDAMPKAIVSASCGIEGARTIPYKPLLDEAIDRAAVKPETCIIYQRPQITADLKPGRDKDWETAMASASPADCVHVAATDPLYILYTSGTTGQPKGVVRDNGGHMVALKWTMKAIYDIDEDDVWWAASDVGWVVGHSYIVYAPLFKGCTTILFEGKPVGTPDAGAFWRIISEHNVKCMFTAPTAYRAIKREDPNAELLKHYDLSHFKILFLAGERSDPATIQWSEKHLGVPVIDHWWQTETGWAIAANCMGLHPFPVKYGSPTKAVPGWDVRVLDPNNEEMPAGQIGALSVKLPLPPGALPTLWQNDERFIETYLNDYPGYYKTADAGMIDEDGYIYVMSRTDDIINVAGHRLSTGAMEEVLAAHPDVAECAVLGVEDSLKGQMPVGLLVLNAGVERDPEEIIAEIVKSVREQIGPVAAFKMATVVKRLPKTRSGKILRGTIQKIADNQEFKIPATIDDPVILEEIENALERIGLAQGRE from the coding sequence ATGAGCACCCCCTATGATGCGGTCTATCAAAGATCCCTCAAAAATCCCGAGGAATTCTGGGCGGAGGTGGCCCAAGACTGCCACTGGTTTAAGAAATGGGAGCGGGTGCTGGATGACTCCCGAAAACCCCTGTATCAATGGTTTACCGGGGGCGAGTTAAATACCTGCTATAACGCTTTGGATTTCCATGTGGACGACCGGGGCCGGGGCGACCGGATCGCGCTCATCTACGACAGTCCGGTGACAGAAACCGTCAAAAAATATACATATGCCGCACTTCGGGATGAGGTTGCCCGATTTGCCGGTGTACTGGCTGATCAGGGCGTCACCAGGGGCGACCGGGTGATTATCTATATGCCCATGATTCCCGAAGCCTTGATCGCCATGCTGGCCTGCGCCCGCATCGGGGCCATTCATTCGGTGGTGTTCGGCGGGTTTGCCGCCCGGGAACTGGCCACCCGCATTGATGATGCCATGCCAAAAGCCATCGTATCTGCCTCCTGCGGGATTGAAGGGGCGCGCACCATTCCGTATAAACCCCTTTTGGACGAGGCCATCGACCGGGCGGCCGTCAAACCTGAAACCTGCATCATCTACCAGCGGCCCCAAATAACAGCGGATTTAAAACCCGGGCGGGACAAGGACTGGGAGACCGCCATGGCGTCAGCCAGCCCGGCCGACTGCGTCCATGTGGCAGCCACCGATCCCCTATACATCCTCTATACCTCAGGCACCACCGGCCAGCCCAAGGGCGTGGTAAGAGATAACGGCGGGCACATGGTGGCCCTTAAGTGGACCATGAAGGCCATCTACGATATTGATGAGGATGATGTCTGGTGGGCGGCCTCTGACGTGGGCTGGGTCGTGGGACACTCCTACATCGTCTATGCCCCGCTCTTTAAAGGCTGCACCACCATACTGTTTGAGGGAAAACCGGTCGGCACACCGGATGCCGGGGCTTTCTGGCGGATCATTTCAGAGCACAACGTCAAGTGCATGTTCACAGCCCCGACAGCCTACAGGGCCATCAAGCGGGAAGACCCGAACGCCGAACTGTTGAAGCATTATGATCTTTCCCATTTTAAAATCCTTTTTCTCGCCGGCGAGCGCTCGGATCCGGCCACTATCCAGTGGTCTGAAAAGCATCTCGGTGTGCCGGTCATTGACCACTGGTGGCAGACGGAAACCGGCTGGGCCATTGCCGCCAACTGTATGGGCCTGCATCCGTTTCCGGTTAAATACGGATCCCCCACTAAGGCCGTGCCCGGCTGGGATGTCCGCGTGCTGGATCCGAACAATGAGGAAATGCCCGCCGGCCAGATCGGGGCCCTCTCTGTTAAACTTCCCCTGCCGCCCGGGGCGCTGCCCACCCTGTGGCAGAATGACGAACGGTTTATCGAGACCTATTTGAATGACTACCCGGGATATTACAAAACCGCGGATGCCGGAATGATCGATGAAGACGGGTATATCTACGTGATGTCCCGCACAGATGATATCATTAACGTGGCCGGCCACAGGCTCTCCACCGGCGCCATGGAGGAGGTTCTGGCGGCGCATCCGGATGTGGCCGAATGCGCGGTTTTAGGGGTCGAAGACTCGCTTAAGGGCCAGATGCCGGTGGGCCTGTTGGTCTTAAACGCCGGAGTCGAGCGGGATCCGGAGGAAATCATCGCGGAAATTGTTAAAAGCGTGAGAGAGCAGATCGGGCCGGTAGCCGCCTTTAAAATGGCCACGGTGGTCAAGCGCCTGCCCAAAACCCGATCCGGGAAAATCCTGCGGGGCACAATTCAGAAAATCGCGGACAACCAGGAATTTAAAATACCTGCCACCATTGATGACCCGGTTATACTGGAGGAGATTGAAAACGCCCTGGAACGTATCGGTCTGGCCCAGGGCCGGGAATGA
- a CDS encoding FAD-dependent oxidoreductase, giving the protein MLIIGASDAGISAALRIKEIDPEAEVTVMAADAYPNFSICGLPFYLSGEVADWQSLAHRSREEIEENGIGLLLNHRALSIDLKARQVHVQSVDGKTREIGYDKLLIATGAESVIPPIEGVNTDGVFFLRWMADSFAVKRFMDQKNPRRAVIIGGGYIGLEMADALTRKGLAVTLMEAAPEILTTLSPDLAGQIRAGLVSNGVQVITGQAVSRIFRDQNALSVQTAAGHVETTDMVLVAAGAKPAAGLAQSAGIETGIGGAIRVDRTMATQAADIWAAGDCAETFHRILQANVYLPLGTTAHKQGRVAGENMLGGNCEFQGSLGTQAVKVFDRIAARTGLKAGEAAEAGFDPLTALLCCDDHKAYYPGAQKLHIRITGDRNTGRLLGAQMVGHRKSEVAKRIDIFAAALYHGMAVSEIPALDLSYTPPLSSPWDPVQMAAMQWLRTV; this is encoded by the coding sequence ATGCTGATCATCGGCGCAAGCGATGCCGGCATCAGCGCGGCCCTGCGGATCAAGGAGATCGATCCGGAAGCCGAAGTGACGGTGATGGCAGCCGACGCCTATCCCAACTTCAGCATCTGCGGGCTGCCGTTTTATTTGAGCGGCGAAGTGGCGGATTGGCAAAGCCTGGCCCATCGCAGCCGTGAGGAAATCGAAGAAAACGGCATCGGTTTGCTGCTCAATCACCGGGCACTATCAATTGATTTAAAAGCCCGCCAGGTGCACGTGCAATCCGTAGACGGCAAAACCCGGGAAATCGGCTATGACAAGCTGCTGATCGCCACCGGCGCCGAATCGGTCATACCGCCGATTGAGGGGGTCAACACCGACGGCGTCTTTTTTCTGCGCTGGATGGCCGACAGCTTTGCGGTCAAGCGGTTCATGGACCAAAAAAACCCGCGGCGGGCGGTCATTATCGGCGGCGGCTACATCGGCCTGGAAATGGCCGATGCCCTGACCCGCAAAGGCCTGGCCGTCACCCTTATGGAAGCCGCCCCGGAAATCCTGACCACACTGTCACCGGATCTGGCAGGTCAAATCCGGGCCGGACTTGTATCCAACGGGGTGCAGGTGATTACCGGGCAGGCCGTGTCGCGTATTTTTCGTGACCAAAACGCCCTTTCGGTGCAGACTGCCGCGGGGCATGTCGAAACAACCGACATGGTCCTGGTGGCTGCCGGGGCAAAACCCGCGGCCGGCCTGGCGCAAAGCGCCGGCATTGAAACCGGGATCGGCGGCGCAATCCGGGTCGACCGGACCATGGCCACGCAAGCGGCCGATATCTGGGCGGCCGGCGATTGTGCCGAAACCTTCCATCGCATCCTGCAGGCAAACGTGTATCTGCCGCTGGGCACCACGGCCCACAAACAGGGCCGGGTCGCCGGCGAAAACATGCTGGGCGGCAACTGTGAATTCCAGGGCAGCCTCGGGACCCAGGCGGTCAAAGTGTTTGACCGGATCGCCGCCCGCACCGGCCTGAAAGCCGGCGAAGCGGCCGAAGCCGGGTTTGATCCGTTGACCGCATTGCTTTGCTGCGACGATCACAAGGCCTATTACCCCGGCGCCCAAAAGCTGCACATCCGCATCACCGGTGACCGCAACACGGGCCGCCTGCTCGGGGCGCAAATGGTGGGGCATCGGAAATCCGAGGTCGCCAAGCGCATCGACATATTCGCCGCCGCGCTTTATCACGGCATGGCCGTAAGCGAAATCCCCGCCCTGGATCTGTCCTATACCCCGCCGCTGTCCAGCCCCTGGGACCCGGTGCAAATGGCGGCCATGCAATGGCTGAGGACTGTATAA
- a CDS encoding ferritin family protein, giving the protein MFTKEDLRAYFDQLQRLEDQMYETYRNMHDQISHPKYKRVLAQLMRDEKDHSEMIEALKAHFAE; this is encoded by the coding sequence ATGTTTACTAAAGAGGATCTCAGAGCCTACTTCGACCAACTTCAGAGGCTCGAAGACCAGATGTATGAGACCTATCGTAATATGCATGATCAGATATCCCATCCCAAATATAAGCGGGTGTTGGCGCAGCTGATGCGTGATGAAAAGGATCACTCTGAAATGATCGAGGCGTTAAAAGCCCATTTTGCGGAGTAA
- a CDS encoding transposase, with protein sequence MARQLRIQYPGAYYHVTSRGNGGQDIYKDYRDYDRFLNILSESIDIFNVSLLAYACMTNHFHLFLTTPEANLAEFMRHFNITYTSAFNRRHNRAGHLYQGRYKSLLVDADHYLKEVSRYIHLNPVRIKKHARKSVEEKIRLLDQHRYSSFGGYVRLKKRVDFINYQKILDCFGGDTSQGRKRYRRFVYNGLTGDLEGVSDLVNKMGIIGDSDFVEHIRQTYLEKDAGQSHREQPQLKVARTYWMPEDLIKNVSQILGKEEDEICRRGKNAKDRAMLMELLYRFCDITQAEVGRLVGGIDYSAVSVARKRLRLSMESDAALKQQFEEIADKLSRLKI encoded by the coding sequence ATGGCCAGACAGCTTCGCATCCAGTATCCCGGCGCTTATTATCATGTCACGTCACGCGGCAACGGGGGCCAGGATATTTACAAAGACTACAGGGATTATGATCGGTTTTTAAACATCCTGTCTGAATCGATCGATATCTTCAACGTATCATTGCTCGCCTATGCCTGCATGACCAATCACTTTCACCTGTTTCTGACCACACCGGAGGCGAATCTGGCCGAATTCATGCGCCATTTCAATATTACCTATACGTCTGCATTTAATCGCCGTCACAACCGCGCCGGCCATCTGTATCAGGGACGCTACAAATCCTTGCTCGTGGATGCGGACCATTATTTAAAGGAAGTGTCCCGTTATATTCATCTAAATCCGGTGCGAATAAAAAAACACGCCCGCAAATCCGTTGAAGAAAAAATCAGGTTGCTTGACCAACACAGGTACAGCAGTTTCGGGGGCTACGTTCGTTTAAAAAAGAGAGTTGATTTTATCAACTACCAGAAGATTCTGGATTGTTTCGGCGGAGATACATCACAAGGAAGAAAAAGATACCGGCGGTTTGTTTACAATGGACTTACCGGAGACTTGGAAGGGGTTTCGGATTTGGTAAACAAAATGGGAATCATCGGCGATTCGGATTTTGTGGAACATATCCGGCAAACCTATCTGGAAAAGGATGCCGGGCAATCTCACAGGGAACAACCCCAGTTAAAAGTTGCCAGAACTTATTGGATGCCGGAAGATCTGATCAAAAATGTTTCTCAAATTCTCGGAAAAGAGGAAGATGAAATCTGCCGGCGGGGTAAAAACGCAAAGGATCGCGCCATGTTAATGGAGCTTTTATACCGGTTTTGCGATATCACCCAGGCTGAGGTGGGAAGGCTTGTCGGTGGAATTGACTACAGCGCTGTGAGCGTCGCCCGGAAGCGGTTACGCCTCAGCATGGAATCGGATGCCGCTTTAAAGCAACAATTTGAGGAAATAGCCGACAAATTATCAAGATTAAAGATTTGA
- a CDS encoding glycosyltransferase family 2 protein, with amino-acid sequence MTKHTPSKMGTRFALILPALCILLAILYLMVRTVLFIILDYAWHEKAVAVLLLFAETFIIFHGVGYFLEIYHILIHKSKFVRSEESVPPLETYPPVAVIVSSYNEPLEVVEATVLSFYNLTYSNKHIYFLDDTRYDLPGQDTEAMQAYRRSIDEMCQRIGVNLFRRQWHGAKAGMVNDFLDFIEGQEREGFEFYPFASQKREDKEKYIVLFDADQNPLPGFLEPLVSTLEANSDLAFIQTPQYYTNFESNRIAKASGLQQAVFYEYICEGKSLKDAMFCCGTNVIFRRKALMDVGGFDENSVTEDFATSLKFHLKGWRSAYMNQVLAFGMGPADLGGYFKQQFRWALGTVGLFRKVIGFCLRHPRQMAAVQWWEYILSSTHYFIGLVFLILVACPLLYLFLNVPSYFANAEIYALFFIPYFVLTVTIFYWTLRQRQYAFKDLIQGQLLMAITFPVYIKAAVFGLLGVKGKFDITPKGEGMALPLRALWVQVFMVVITFSAVVWGMNRLIYEREPMAALIVNMLWCLYHFLILSSVFYFNTPDKK; translated from the coding sequence ATGACAAAACATACACCCTCAAAAATGGGGACCCGATTTGCACTTATCCTGCCGGCCTTGTGCATACTGCTCGCTATCCTGTATTTGATGGTCCGGACCGTCCTGTTTATCATTCTGGATTATGCGTGGCATGAAAAGGCTGTGGCCGTTTTGCTGCTGTTTGCGGAGACCTTTATTATCTTTCATGGGGTTGGCTATTTTCTGGAAATCTATCATATCTTAATCCATAAAAGCAAATTTGTTCGCTCCGAAGAGAGTGTGCCCCCCCTTGAGACCTATCCGCCTGTGGCCGTTATTGTGTCATCTTACAATGAACCACTGGAAGTGGTGGAGGCGACAGTCCTCTCTTTTTACAACCTCACCTATTCCAATAAGCACATCTATTTTTTAGATGACACCCGTTACGATCTGCCCGGCCAGGATACAGAAGCCATGCAGGCTTACCGCCGATCCATCGATGAGATGTGCCAGCGGATCGGTGTGAATCTGTTTCGCCGTCAATGGCATGGTGCCAAGGCGGGCATGGTTAATGATTTTCTGGACTTTATAGAAGGGCAGGAACGTGAAGGATTTGAGTTCTATCCCTTCGCCAGCCAAAAACGGGAAGACAAGGAAAAGTATATCGTGCTGTTTGATGCCGATCAGAATCCCTTGCCCGGTTTTTTGGAGCCACTGGTTTCCACATTGGAGGCTAACTCGGATTTGGCGTTTATTCAGACCCCGCAATATTACACCAATTTTGAATCCAACCGCATTGCCAAAGCATCCGGTTTACAGCAGGCTGTCTTTTATGAATATATATGTGAGGGAAAGAGCCTGAAAGACGCCATGTTTTGCTGTGGGACCAATGTTATCTTCCGGCGCAAGGCCTTGATGGATGTGGGGGGATTTGACGAAAATTCGGTGACCGAGGATTTTGCCACGTCCCTGAAGTTCCATCTCAAGGGCTGGCGGTCGGCCTATATGAACCAGGTGCTGGCATTCGGCATGGGCCCGGCAGATCTCGGGGGGTATTTTAAACAGCAGTTCAGGTGGGCACTGGGAACTGTGGGGTTATTTCGAAAGGTGATAGGATTTTGCCTGCGGCATCCCAGGCAAATGGCAGCTGTGCAATGGTGGGAATACATCCTCTCCAGTACGCACTACTTTATCGGGCTGGTTTTTCTGATTTTGGTTGCCTGTCCGCTACTGTATCTCTTTTTGAATGTGCCGAGTTATTTTGCCAACGCTGAAATATATGCCCTTTTTTTTATTCCCTATTTTGTGCTTACTGTTACCATTTTTTACTGGACCCTGAGGCAGCGTCAATACGCCTTTAAAGATTTGATCCAGGGTCAGTTACTGATGGCCATTACCTTCCCGGTCTACATCAAGGCGGCCGTATTTGGACTTCTCGGGGTCAAAGGCAAGTTCGACATCACACCAAAAGGGGAAGGTATGGCACTGCCGCTCAGGGCCTTGTGGGTGCAGGTTTTTATGGTCGTAATTACTTTTTCGGCCGTGGTGTGGGGGATGAACCGACTGATATATGAACGGGAACCCATGGCCGCCCTCATTGTCAATATGCTGTGGTGCCTGTATCACTTTTTGATACTCTCCTCAGTATTCTATTTTAACACGCCGGATAAGAAATGA